One Magnolia sinica isolate HGM2019 chromosome 2, MsV1, whole genome shotgun sequence genomic window, CTTATCTGGTATGGTACATTCACCCCCACTCAACGTTCCATTATAGTCGATTTCCTCCAATCCCTCAACCAAAACACAAACCCATCTCCCCCTTCCGTGTCTTCGTGGTGGAAAACCACTGAAAAATACAAAGCGGGGCCCAGCAATCTCATCTTAGGGAAACAGATCCTGGACGGAAACTACCCTCTGGGGAAATCCCTCAAGAGCAGCGACATCTTAGCTCTAGCTGCTAAGGCCGGTGGCGGGAATGTAATAAACGTGGTCCTCACGTCCAAGGATGTGGCCGTTGAAGGTTTCTGCATGAGTAGGTGTGGGACCCATGGGTCGGTGCGGGGTGCGCAGGGTAAGGGCCGTTTCGCGTACGCCTGGGTCGGGAACTCAGAGACTCAGTGCCCGGGTCAGTGCGCGTGGCCCTTTCACCAGCCGATTTACGGCCCGCAAACGCCGCCGTTAGTAGCACCTAACGGTGACGTTGGGGTTGACGGAATGATCATCAATCTGGCGACGGTTTTGGCTGCCACCGTTACGAATCCGTATGCGGGAGGGTATTACCAAGGGCCGGCTAACGCGCCGTTAGAGGCCGTTTCGGCCTGTACGGGCCTTTTTGGAAAGGGGGCTTATCCGGGCTACCCAGGTGAGTTGCTGGTGGAGAAGTCCACGGGTGCTAGCTACAATGCGCTGGGGGTGAATGGGAGGAAGTACTTGTTACCAGCGATGTGGGACCCAAAGACATCCGCATGCTTGACGCTTGTTTAAGATGGACAGAGATCGAGAGGTGTTTGTACGTATGTAGATACGGTGTCTTACCGTAGatatactctctctttctctatctctctctcttatatatacaatataaataCCCTCTTTTGTAGTTTTGCTGTTGTGGACTGTACTGTATgtatcaaaatgaaaaaaaaaagttataaatggagaaagaagatcggttgaataatgatgatgattaacGAATGTGATTACGCACTAATAACGAACACGTGGCATACACGTACAAGATTCAGCTATGGCTGACTCGGATTCGGTACTGACCCCTCCGGTACTCCCCTCGGTATTgatcggtgctggaaaagctctgtcgGCCCGacccatgacgtatgtgtttcacccacgccgttcatccgtttttccagcttaaaAACGACGCAGATCCAAactctgaggtggaccacaccacaggaaacagtggtgattgaatgtccaccgttaaaaactttcaaggcccaatttaatttttatttgctatccaacctgttgatggcgTCACACAGACCTCGATTCACACAGACctcgatggaaaaaaaaaaaaaaatcacaaatatcagcttgatctaaaactcgtGGGCTCAAGAATTTTTTTAGTGGGccttcaatcacgactgtttacttatggtgtggtccacgtgagatttgaatctgcctcattttttgagctcatgtctcaAAATAAGCTGGCAAAGTGGATGGTAgggttagataaaacacatacatcgtggaggACCCACAGCTTTTTCCAGCACGACCAAATCAAAGTCCATTCAACGCCTAATCCATGGGGCCATGGTAGGTGGGCCAAAATCACATCGGTTGACTGATCCCAAACGCTTTTGGTACATTTTGACtgtttctatttcatttttaaccatccatttgatggatgccAATCAGTCGTCTGTTGGGAACATCCCGACAGTGGATTCTGGAATTACCGTCTAAAACGGAACCTACTACTTGGGCGGTTCGGATTGAATAGATTTATGACGTGTGACATTGGGCTTATCTGCTCGTCCGTGAGAGACATACACGATGACCGTTTTTGTCTTTGTTATCTTGTTACTGAAGAGATGTAATGCATTGTTATAAATTATACTGCGGTCCTCAGCACTTTTAATTCTGGACACTCATCCACCGCACACGTGTATAATCTGCAAAACCATAGACGGTGAGGATGGAACATGTAGGGAAAGTGACCCGGGAAATGGTGAACTTCACAGAGATAAATGCTCCAGATGGATGGAGCGTAATAATTTACAAGCGTGTACTATTCGCGctgacgttttttttttttttttaatcacacgCACGCACACCGCCACACACTCAAACCGTAGCaggatttcactacctatgggtactcgaaccgttGACCACgcactcagaaattatacacgCGTCGTATAAAAACTGAAGTAAAATCGACTACATTGGGCAGTACACTGTTTCCAAGTCATAAGACCAAGATCAAGCTGGTTAAACAATCCTAGCCACTGTTCGGGAAAACCTTTTTGTGGAATCAGGACGGTTAGATCAATGAATGTCAACCAATCAGATGGATAGATAATCAATTAATCTTTTagcttttggttcatgatacatctgcaCTGAGTTCCATAATTAAGACTGTTTAATTTAATTACTTTTATGCCGATATTGAAAGTTCTTTAAGTAATTCGTAAgcgcatgtgtatcatccatcacactttgccacTGTATCAAAAAATTTCAGCTCTATTAtctgcggacgcggatttcctgcgaaagcctccgGCAGGaagctggaaacttaggtgggcctacCGTCATGTTTGTCATgaatccaccctgtccacccgttttgtgagctcgtttTAGGAGAATGCACCAAAATTCAtcgggatccaagactcaagtaggcatGCCAAAGGAAAAGCTAGTAAGGAAACGTTCCAGGGTTCAAGAGTAATGTTTTACATGCCATTCATGcagttaataacgtcattcccaaaaacacaaatattagcatgattcaaaactgcAGTGGCCAAAGAATatttcaattatcacgttttccgTTTACTTGGGGattagatacggttcatttttggcattgtgtcctaaaatgaactaaaaaaaacaacggatggacagggatgatttctcacagacatcacggtggaacttcctgggaaaggctttggATAGGAAATCCGAGTCCATTCTTTGTCAACATTGTGACCCACGGGATCAATGGTTGTAATCAGAGCGTATGTCTATCACCTGTTTGGGTAGGAAATGTACAGAACTGGAATAAAGGGTGTATGGCACCCGCTCTTTGGGAAATGAGTCATTGCTATGAGTAATTATGGTCTTAagcattatatttttttaaaaatgtattttTATGATTTATAATCCATTAGATAGCTAAATGGAACataaccataaaaaataataaataataaataaataaatctttagATATAATGTCCCATTTATTTTATCACTTTCTATCAAAGTGGTCACCTTGATTGTTTAATGCCACCTGATTATGTTTAATGCCAGCTGGTTTGCAATTTGGGCTTTCAAAAGTAGATGGACAGCTATCCAGACGGTTTTAAAATACACccatttatgaaaataaaatacacccattcatgaaaataaagaaaatacatTTAAAAAGTGGTCGATGTGAAAACTGTTTTACAACAGTCAACAGTGACGGGATTGTTTAATGTCGGTTGATTATGTTTAATGCCGGCAGCCCAAAAGTAGATCGACAACCGTCTAGATCATTTAAAAGTACACCCAATtatgaaaataacaaaaatgcgGCGGAAATTGTTTTAAGACACTGGATTACGACCTGGATTGTTTAATGCAGGCTGACTATGTTGAATCCTGGATGGCTAGTAGTTTGGGCCTTCGAAGGTAAATGGACAATTATATAGACAGTTTAGAAGTTTGTGGACTATGAtctaaattaatttaaaattatagACAATGATTTAGATTGTTTAAAAATAAGTGGACAATGATTTAAATTATTCTATGACAACTTTTAAGaactatttttattattttcaaaaataagctAACAGATGTAACTTGAATTTCATGAGAAGTGGTAAAATAGAAATCTCATAATGTGGGTGCttattttatgaatttttttgggtgatttgttttgttttgtttcgtTTTGATTTGATCTAAATAACAAAAAGTGATCCACTTTGGATTGATTTTTGACATGAAAATACTCACCTAAAGTTAAATTAACTCAAGGAATAATAATGAATTATTTGCCAAGTATTTACAatggaaataaaaaattagaaagccCTTAAGTGAGTTGGATACAGACAATATCCATACCCATGTACTTGATTATCATAGTACAATTTTGAAATTTACCCAAataataaaatcttaattaaattATGCAATACAGacatataatatattaaattTTACGGTATTGACTTGGCATTGACATGgatgatatgattgatatttgtttaaaTGCCTGGGCATTTGTACCTAATTGATATTAGCTAAGTCATTTTTAAGTTCTTTTTCTTAATTTTACTAAATACTTATTCTTTAAATTATTTAATTACATATTAGTCGAATAGCCGATTACCCAACAATCCGAAATATTTCCAACTTCTTTGGATCATAAGCATCCAAATTATATCCAACCTTTTTTACAGTATCTGACTCCTTGTCTGTATCCAATGTCCAAGACGGACATTGGATATGGATATTGCAATATCCCAGCTGTGTCCGACTCATTTACAACCTTAAATAACATGTATTCAACATCAGAACGGGACTAACATGAGAGTGACGGTTATTTATAATTGTGGTCTATGTTTATTAAAATAGTTTCTGTGATCTTCCAatctaagaatttttttttatgtatggTCCATCCTCACTGGTCTCACAAAATAATGTTCTAGATTATCCTGCAAAAAGATgggggccatatatatatatggcctcacctgatgaatggcctggatttcctTGTTTATCCATATTGGCGCATCTGGCACATGGAAGACCCTCAATCTCATGTGCGTTCTGCCAAGAGAGCCACATTGTGATCCACACTTCATCATCATCCGGCCACACAATAGACCTAGAAAACGTGGACCGTTGATCTTGTGGGCGACCACATGGATGGGCTATAGGCCAAGAACAGTAATGATTGAACCGTGAACGTATGCTTATTTCAATCTGTGCGCACGGTACGGACCATTTGCTCTTCTTCGAGTAAACTACTCCTTTTAAGGCTATTAATGATCAGGAGGCCACTAAAATCTGATCACTCTGCCTTTTGGGGTTGCACTCATCCATGTGGTACCCCACCAAATGAGCGGTCTTGATCATGGTACACTGTAAGGAAAGACAAAAGAAGGGTGTCGTATCTATAAAAAGCAGCAGTGCACATATATCAGAGTGAAGTATTTTGTGCAAGCGGCGAAAGTAGAAACAAAATGAGAAATCTTCCAGTGCTCTTAGTTAGTTTGAGACATTTAGACaatctaatccattgatctatgCTGTTCATTAGCATCAGAACACGTTTGATGGGCCATCAtacaaatatcacatcaatccgaGAAATGTTATCCATTTGATCAATAACCtctaaaatggacggtcaagaacatttaaaaaaaattaggccATTTGACAACgtaatccatctatttgttagggtccatcatggattgcttatgattctaaagaatcataaTCGTTAGGCAATCACAACCATCCCTTCCATGTATTGGAAAACAGATGGCTATCATAAAAAGGCAAAATCaaggacggattggatcatctgacCGGTGCAATTTTTGCATGATGGCCAATGAAATGTGTACCGGACGGGCAGTACAGATTGATCGAATGGACTCCCCAAGtaaactgatgcaactaggagcactagaaCTTATAGTGCTCaaagagcattggagcatttctcataAATAATTAGGTagtttggccatctaaatggtgATTTTGTTATTTTGTAATCCAGTGATATTTTTGTAAAGATATCAGAAGATTTCAATAATCTCACTGGCGAATTGCTGCCTTTCATCTGCCTCCCTTTCCGGCTCATGCCCTGAATCAttcaacatggatggacggtatggataaaacatatacatcatgttgggccctacgTAGCCCTTGATAGGACCAATCCTGGTGTTGAGATAGAGCGGTCCTCATCAAATGGTTTGGCGACCAATTGTTTATTCAACCAATTGTCTATGAGCTAATTAGGTGATTTACAGAGATTAGAGTTCTTCCTCTAATAAGTTCCTTATATGAAAAATTGATACTTACTACTAAAGTGGAATCAGTGACCTAGTTGGGAGCAATAAGGTGCTTAATTAAGCAGCACATTGATAAGCAAGAAATAGGCAATGTCGAAGCTACAAGCTACTCTTGACTCAACGTATGAGCACATATAGACGCTTCCTAAGATTATGATCTTCTTTCAAATTTGACACGAAGACACAAATGAAAGGGAATTACAACTACTATGTACGATTAAGTTGGCCAACCTTGAAGTAAAGACAGATTAAGCTACTCATAGAAGATAGGGGTTCCACTACCGATGAGCAATGAAAATTATAAATGTCCTGGAAGATTGGATAAATAGAGTTCCGCTGGATTGATTAATTAATTGTAGTTGGGTTTTGGATTAATATTAGGATACTTGAATATTCAAACTCTCCTCTACCATTTATAGACTCCTAGATATTGTTGCGAAAATAACCACTAATCACATAGTGAAGTTGTATATCGTTATTTGTAAAGTGGCAATTACCTCTAGTTGATCGTACCATCATCTTGGTTGAATGTGCCCTCATCATATAAACAAACTCATGAATGTGCCTTGATGCTAACATAGCCCTAAGATTACTTAGCCTTACTTAAGAGTCACCTAAGCATCTAACTCCTTAAAGATTTGCTCATTAATAagttattttttgtatatccagcACATATTGTAAATATCTGGTGTTTGCTACATGGCTAATTTTGTGCCGGTAATCCGGTGCTATCAGATCTTTTCCAAACACCTATTTTTTAttgcatgtcttaaaataagctcccaaaatggatggatgtgttggatttctcacaaacatcacactaAGCATACTTAGCATTCCAATGCAAGAACATCTTGAGAAAGGCTTTAGCAGTAAATCGTGTCGTAAATATCTTCTCTATCCTTCAAATATGCTAAGTTCAGTGCCGTAGGAAAATAAGTTACTAGGGTAAAATTGTCCCATACTGCTTACTCTATATGTTATAGATGTGTGTGCGCCGCCTGTGACCATAAAGCTTATAAGTCTCCTCATCACGAGGGACACAGATTACATAATGTAACTAGGGTTGATACATTaatttctctacatatatattattatataatggCAACATGCAATGTATGCATTTGAAGCCCGTGATCAATGAAGTAGATAACCTTTCCAAGCGAGAATTCAAGCAGATGGAGATTCTTCAACAAAACCTTCTCTCCTTTTGTACGCGTGCACTCGTGAATTCATAGTACTTTTGGGTGACATGAACGAGTCTCCCGGAGTCTCCCAAGGTGTTGAAGCCAGCCATTTCTATAGTTTTATTTTTAGGCATCGACGTTGATATGAGACCTAAGTTTATTCTATTCATCAGGTTTCAATCATACCgtactttaattatatttttaatttttttaagagagagaagaaggaaagttTAGCTTGGAATCGTAGCGATTAAAATGGTAGGGAGAATGGACCACGTTTTCCTAGCCATTCCGTTCTCAGCAAtgggtgtaccagatttcacctTTTTCTTTGAGTTTATCTCTTTGAAATTGTATGTTTCTTGATAATAAACACGTCCACTTTCTTAGCTAACATAATAGAAGAAGAAATTATTACAAATCACTTTAATAAAGTGATCAAGTACTATTCTCGTGAGCACATAATCTTAACGAATCTCTTTTAATAACTTCCGTCGCCATCTGATGACTCATCTAAAGCAGATTCAACATCATTACCGTACCCTATTATAATCACCACAACTTTTAATGCAGCCCATTGGAATCCTCTACAAAACCTATGCCTTTTATggtggcaccatggatttgattaTCTGGCACCATAGAAGTAACCGGTGGCTTCAAATCAGTATTAAAAGCTTGATTACATCCACATGTGTCACTAtactattagggcctgtttgggagcctcgatttggaaccccctagattCGGAACCCCCTTTAAaccctcctattgtgtttggcacccagaTTGGAaattaactttaatccaaaaagagctatgtatggtatatttataggagtttgaatttaattagtaaatcaactttaatatatctaattagcgacgtatgtaatgtttgacacaatggttgtaataagcctgttgaaatatatgctttacacaaaaatgatgaaatttcaagtctcggatgggccacatgcacaagatcatgtctgagtgactaatcaacgatttttaaccattgacttacatggacaatatttggacagtgttgatcatcgtattaaagtaattataatgatgtaattgataatctaattgttttgggatatcattagtgggccatgtccTTAATCAAAGGCATGGACAATGATCTGAGCTGGCATCGGCCCACCCTACAAAAGGTTAAGGTCCATTTGGATGCAGCTACCACAAAAGGAGGTTTCTTCCCAAACGGGTTTCGGCCTATTTTGTAGGCCAGCTTGCTGAAAACCAATGCCAGTAGGCTTTTGAGCTCCTATTTAGTAGTGAAAGTTCATCCAAACAAACAACAGGAACTACAATTTGCTTCAAATGGTATATAGGCATCAGAAGCCCCTTTTGAAGGTCTAAACGGCCCTTATTTTAACTATGTTATGCTGAAAACTCCACAGAAAAGATTGTATCAGTTgtaaaagcaatgaaataaacATTTAATCACATGTTTATCCACTGTCATTGGGCAAGCAAGCATGCTCATTAAAGTTAGtttgattcttttttcttttctcatctTTTGTTGCTTGTCTTTGTCAGAATCAGAGTTTTAGATGCTTCCAGCATAtccctctcctttttctctccatCAGTGAGGCACACTTAAGTTGTGTTTGGACACAAAAGTGAAATGAATTGCAAGAGGAAATGACCAAAACAGTAGCTAATATTCAGTACAGATAGTGAAGTAGccttcaaattgcaattacagTTATTTCAAGTTCAACTAGAAATTTATACCATATAGAAATGGTAAAAACAAAGATTTTCACCACACTTTGGTAGAAATTCACATTTACTTAACTTCTTATTTGGCTGATTGGTTGATATTTAATGGACGGTTACCATGAAAACAATTAATGATATGAATTTAAGAAAGAggcttaaaataaaatattatgggTCTATTTGGTGGATCCTCATGGTAGACCCTCAAATGAGGATCCACAGAAATTAGATAAATTATTAGAGTAGgctatgtttggtaaacaatttTATgctaaatgtattttttaaaacttaaaaataaacttaaatttaGTTGGGAAAAAATGGAAAATTATTATTTGAAGGTAAGCCCTATATGATGGACAGAaccattgatggtgggccccacatgacagaCGATGGACATTAAAGGTAGACCTGTATGATGGATAACTTACATAAAGTGTGTGCACTGTATGATTGACATtcaatatcatggtgggcctcacatgatagtTGGTGGACATCGTATGTGGGTcctgcatgatggacaatccagatcaaaggtgagccctacatgatGAACAACCTACATCAAAGCGAGACCCCACACAATAgatagcccacatcaaaggtgggtcgtgcatgatggacgacccacattgatggtgggctctGCATGATAGATAGGACAAtcaatgatgggcccacatgacaaaCACAGGACATTAAaggtgtgggacccacgtgatggacgACTCACATCAAAGGTGTGCACTGCATGATGAATattcaacatcaaggtgggcccacatgatggtcagTGGACATTGTAGGTGGGTcctgcatgatgaatggcccacatcaaaggtgggccatacatgatggacggcccacattaAAGCTAGCCCCTATGTGAGCCTCGCATGATGGATCTTCCACATggaaggtggcccccacatgatggatggttcatatcaaaGGTAAGCCACACACGATAGacagtccacataaaaggtgggctgcacatgatagatggtcctcATTGAAGacgggcccaacatgatggacggcccacattgGACGTTGGGCTGACATGACGGaaagtccacatcaaatgtgggcttcCCGTGGTGGATAGTTGGCATTGAATGTAGGCCCACAGGATGCGGCCCACATCAAATATGCGAACTGcctgatggacggcccacatcaaACGTgatctctacatgatggatggcccaggtCAAAGATTGGGCCGGCATGATGATATTTCTGAAATTCATAATGGGAAACAAAAACTCCCAAGTGTAAAGACGTGACCTTCAAGTAggagatcaaaaccattcatttAGTTTTGACGATCCTGACCTGTCATTGTGTCCCCGGTACAGTTTACTTatggaaattaaaaggaaaaaaaaataaaaatcgacaATGGCTCACATTTGATGGAGAAAGGTCCATTTGATAGATGTTTAACCAATGAGTTGTGAACCTTAAATAAGATGTGGTTCTATCCAAACCCACAAATTGATAGTGCTGACAACAGGTGGGCCTAATGTTGATTTTTCGTAGagatgggcatcgagttgagtcggaccgaaTTAGGGCTGATCtgactcaatccggttttgaaataggcttgatcTGAACTCAATCCATCtcagtaccaagtccagcatgcctgacctaaTCTCAGTCCGGTCTAGCCTAGACTAATCCTGACCGAGTTAGGTGCAATATACTggctgaaatcataactcaaaacCTAAATTCAC contains:
- the LOC131234132 gene encoding protein EXORDIUM-like 2, which encodes MSPFSRYTLASFIFLSFIIYPSTATTRKLTALVKEQPLILKYHNGLLLKGNYALNLIWYGTFTPTQRSIIVDFLQSLNQNTNPSPPSVSSWWKTTEKYKAGPSNLILGKQILDGNYPLGKSLKSSDILALAAKAGGGNVINVVLTSKDVAVEGFCMSRCGTHGSVRGAQGKGRFAYAWVGNSETQCPGQCAWPFHQPIYGPQTPPLVAPNGDVGVDGMIINLATVLAATVTNPYAGGYYQGPANAPLEAVSACTGLFGKGAYPGYPGELLVEKSTGASYNALGVNGRKYLLPAMWDPKTSACLTLV